In a genomic window of Brassica rapa cultivar Chiifu-401-42 chromosome A10, CAAS_Brap_v3.01, whole genome shotgun sequence:
- the LOC103847035 gene encoding transcription factor TGA2, with protein sequence MADMSPLTDVSTDGDRDLGSEGALVNTAASDSSERSKNKLDQKTVRRLAQNREAARKSRLRKKAYVQQLENSRLKLTQLEQELQRARQQGVFISSSGDQAHSTGGNGALAFDAEYSRWLEEKNKRMNELRSALNAHAGDGELLIIVDGVMAHYEELFRIKSNAAKNDVFHLLYGMWKTPAERCFLWLGGFRSSEILKLLVNQLEPMTERQVMGINSLQETSQQAEDALSQGMESLQQSLADTLSSGTLGSSSSGNVASYMGQMAMAMGKLGTLEGFIRQADNLRLQTLQQMIRVLTTRQSARALLAIHDYSSRLRALSSLWLARPRE encoded by the exons ATGGCTGATATGAGTCCACTAACCGATGTCTCAACAGATGGAGACAGAGATCTTGGG TCTGAGGGAGCACTAGTGAACACTGCTGCTTCTGATTCTAGTGAACGATCCAAGAACAAGTTGGATCAAAAG ACCGTTCGTAGGCTTGCTCAAAACCGCGAGGCAGCTAGGAAAAGCAGACTGAGGAAGAAG GCTTATGTTCAGCAGCTGGAGAACAGCCGCTTGAAGCTTACACAGCTTGAGCAGGAGCTTCAAAGAGCAAGACAACAG gGTGTCTTCATTTCAAGCTCAGGAGACCAAGCCCATTCAACTGGTGGAAATG GCGCTTTGGCGTTTGATGCTGAATACTCACGGTGGCTGGAAGAAAAGAACAAGAGAATGAACGAGCTGAGGTCTGCTCTAAACGCGCATGCAGGCGATGGTGAGCTTCTAATAATAGTAGACGGCGTGATGGCTCACTACGAGGAGCTTTTCAGGATAAAGAGCAACGCAGCTAAGAACGATGTCTTTCACTTACTTTACGGTATGTGGAAAACACCGGCTGAGAGATGTTTCTTGTGGCTTGGTGGCTTCCGCTCATCCGAAATTCTCAAG CTTCTGGTGAATCAGTTGGAGCCAATGACAGAGAGACAAGTGATGGGGATAAACAGCTTGCAAGAGACGTCACAGCAGGCAGAAGATGCTTTGTCACAAGGGATGGAGAGCTTACAACAGTCGTTAGCTGATACTTTATCTAGCGGGACACTTGGTTCAAGCTCATCAGGGAATGTCGCTAGCTACATGGGTCAGATGGCCATGGCTATGGGGAAGTTAGGTACCCTTGAAGGATTTATCCGCCAG GCTGATAATTTGAGACTGCAAACATTGCAACAGATGATAAGAGTATTAACAACGAGACAGTCAGCGCGTGCTTTACTTGCGATTCATGATTACTCCTCGAGGCTACGAGCTCTCAGCTCCTTATGGCTTGCTCGCCCTAGAGAGTGA